The genomic DNA GCGTTCCGAGGGCGTGCGCGATCTGCCGGAGCATCGATCTCTTGTCGTTCGGCCTACCTCTCTCATCCTCGAATTCTGGATCCGCCAACGCAATCTCCGGCAGACGCACGGCGTCGTCGCGCCAAATCTTTGACATCTCTATAGCGCGCCAATTCGAGAACTGCATCAACGGATTGTAATTTAATTTTACTGGTATAAATGCACCAATGGAAAGGACGCCTATGATTATTTTAGATTGATTTCAGAACCTGACATAGCGAGAGCGGTCAGAACTCGATGGTGGGCCATGAACTTGCCCGACATCTGAACTGAAGGCGGCGTCGGCGCACCGCTCCGAGGCGGGTCAACGGCGCGGCGCTCACGTCCCGGTGCCCGCACGCGCGCCGTCGCCCGCCGCATCCGGACACCGGCGAAGGGACGGCGCACGGGCCCGCCCCGACCTGGCCGGGATGGACTCTCAGGAAGCGGAGTCGGCGATCAGCTGCCGCCGCCGGCCTCGCCGCCCTTGCCGACCTGGGGTACGCCGCGCTCCGGCTGGCCGGCATTTCCGCCCGCGGCCGCGTCCGTCGTGACGGTCGCCGCCCCCGTCCCGGTGGGCGCGACGACGGCGGTGCTGCCCGGACCGCTGTTCTGGCCGCCGCCGGGAACGACGACGGTTCCGGCCGGGGTGCCCGGCGTCACCGGCTGGGGCGGTCCGGCTGCCGGATCGGTGCGGGACCGGTGCCGGTCTGCGCCGAACCGGGCGACGCCGCGACCAGCGCGAAGATGGCGAAGAGGGCATGACGCATCATGTGCTCCTTGGCATCCCGGCCCTGACTGTGCCGCGCGCACGGGCCTCCGTGCCCGAACGCGGGCGCGCGATCCGGGTTTCCGACGCCGCTCACCATCGTGCCCGGCGTCGCACGGCGCACGAAAAAGCCCCGCGCGGCGCTGCCGGCGGGGCTGAAGGTGGGTCTGCCTTCGGGAGGATGCAGGGGCGGATGCTTAGCCGGCGTTGCGCCGCGGCTGCACCGGCGACACGACATGCCGGCCACGCGGGCACTGCCGGTCACGACGGCGTTACGCTTGCATGCCGGGACAGCTCCGCCCCGTGCGGCGGGCGGCCCGGACCGCGGCGCCGCGCTAACCCCCTGGCCATCCTTGGATAACCATGTCGACCGCCGGCTTGTGGATGCCGCGGCGGCGTCATCGACAGCGTCGCGGCGCTGTGGTGCTGATCGGCGGCGAGGAGTCCCATGAAGCACATCATCGTTCTGGCGATCGCGGCCACGGCCCTGACGGCCTGCAACGCGGCGAACCGGCCCGGTCGCGGCGAGCTCTTCATGAGCGAGGCGGACATTGCCGCGAAGGACGACGCGATCTGCCGGAGCTACGGCGCCGAGCCGGGAACGCCGGAATACGTGCAGTGTCGGGGCACCCAGGATCAGCGGCGCGACGCCGCCCAGGCGCCGCGCCGCAGCGGCTGAACGCGGTGGCGGCTGAACGCGGCGGCGTGACGGCGCCCCGGGGACCAACGCCCCGCTCGCGCGTTGTCCGCGCGGACCGCCTGCCCTGGAGCGCGTGATGCTCGCCCGATCCGCCCTGATGCTCATCGTCCTGACGTCGGGGGCCCAGGCCGCCGCCTTCGACGACCTGAAAGGCTACCTGGCGTCCTGCCTGCGGTTCGAGATGGGCGGCGCCCAGGCGGAACGCGGCGGCCCGCTGTCGGCGAAGGTCCGCCACGCCCTGGACCGGTGCTCCGACGACGTAGCGCGCCTCGAGCGGGCGGACGGGCGCCGGCTGCGCGGCGACGGCGGGATTAGCCCGTCGACCAAGGAGGTCATCCGGAGCGTCGTGGGCGGCGGGGCCGGCGGCGTCCGCACCGTCCGGTACTGAGCGCCGACGGACCACCCGACGGGCCGATCGGGCGACGCCGATCACCGATCGTTAACCGTCCGGCCGCACCTCACGGGCCTCGCTCGCGAGGAGATCCCGGTGCCGAAGCGCCTGACCATCACCGTCCCGCACGCCCTCGGGGCCGCCGAGGTTCGGCGCCGCATCGACCTGCACATGGACTGGGCCTTCCGGCGCCTGGAGGCGGAGAAGATCCGGGTCGAGGCCGAGGACTGGCTCGGCAATCGCCGCGCCTTCTCGGGCAGCGGCTACGGGCAGACGGCGCGCGTCGCGATCCAAGTGGCCGACGACGCGCTGGAGGTCGAGGCGCTGGTGCCCTGGATGGCCAGCCTGTTCGCGCCCGTCATCGAGTCGGTCGGGCGCCACTATGTCGGGCGCCTCCTGTCCGACGAGGCCGCCTGACGCGCGACGCGGCAGTCGCTCGACCGCGCGGAGCCGACCGGGACGGCGACCGGTCCGTGGGCGCCGGCGGGGCGGTTGTGGCCCGGTCGCGCCGGGGCTAAACGCGCCGGCTCGGTGGCGGCGCAGGGGCCAGGATGAGCGATGACGTGGCGGCCCTGCTCCTCGCGCTCGCGACCGAGAACGCCGAGCTGCGCCAGCAGCTCGCCACCGCGCAGGACATGCTGATGGAGACCGCCATCGACGCCGGCCACCTCCACGCCCGCATCGAGGCCCTGCAGGCCGAGCGCGACGCGTGGCAGGCGGAAGCCGAGCGACTGGCGCACCGGCCCCCGCGCTCCGTGTGAGCGGTCGCGCCGCACGGCGGCCCGGCGTGCCGGGATCGTGCGGCCGGGCGAGCCCGAGGCCGCGGCGCGACCGGGGAGGGTGCCTCGGCGAGACCCCGCGCCGGGCGGGCTCACGCCTTCCTGGGCTGCGGGCGCGGTACGCGCACGTCGACCGTCTGGCCGGTGAGGGGGTTGAGGATCAGCATGGCGGCCGTCTCCGGTGGGTGTACCGGTAGAACGCCGGCCCAGGGCGCCGGGATCACGCCGCGGCGTGCCGCGGCGCACGGGCGGCGACGGGATCGCCGGACCCGGATCGGACCGGGAGCCCGGTTCCGGCACCGCCCGCGAGGCTCGCCAGGGTCGGCCTGCCGCCGACCTCAGAACGTGGCGCCCTGGCGGCCGCCAGGGGCAGAACACCTGGAGGATCGATATGGCCATCGATAGATCCGGTGAGCGTGCCGCGCTCGATGCCGAGGTCGAGGACACCCAGGCCACCATCGCGAAGCTTCGCGCGGCTGCCGACGGAACGCCGCCCGGACACGGTTCGCGCGTGGCGCTGAAGAAGGCCGAGGAGAGGCTGGCCGAGCTGGTCAAGCACATCACCCGGCGCGACCGGACGGGGTAGGGCGGCGCGCGGGACGCCGCGACGACGAACCCTTCCCGCCCCAGTGGCCGAGAGCGGCGCGCCGACGCATGTCTGCGCGTCGCTCCCGCCCATCGGAGTCCGGCTCCGGGAGGTCGACGCGGCCGCCTCGCGGCCCGGACGCCCCGAGCATACGGCCAGAACTTCACCAGTATTTAACCGAGTCGACTGAAGTTAATCGACCATTTACCACGATTTTTCCGACGCGGCGAAGCTGTGTGTCCGTAAAACTACAGCTATTCTGCTCAGAGCTTGGTAGTCTTATCACCAGATCGAAACCCGGATCGCCCGTGATGACCAAGCTCCTCGCCTCCCTGACCGCCTTCACTGCCCTGACCGCCGCGGCGTCCGCCGCCGACCTGCCGCGCCGCGCCGCGCCGCCGCCGGTGTTCACGCCGGTGCCGGTGTTCACCTGGACCGGCTTCTACGTCGGTGTGAATGCCGGCTACGGCTTCGACGCCAACAGCCGCAACACCACCAGCTACGCCCTGCCCGGCGGCTCGCTGATCAACTCGCCCGGCACCGCCGGCGTCGTCAGCGTCAGCAACCGCAACAACAACGACGGCTTCTCGGGCGGCGCCCAGATCGGCTACAACTATCAGTTCACCCCGGGCTCCGGCGTCGTGATCGGCTTCGAGGCCGACGCCCAGTACGTCGACTTCGCCCGCCGCGCCAACGCCACCCAGAACTACAGCTTCCTGGGCTTCCCCGGCGTCGCCTTCAGCAACCCGCCGGCCTTCGTTGCCACGAGCGGCAACGGGCTGGACTACTTCGGCACCGTGCGCGGCCGCCTCGGCTACGCCTTCGATCGCACCCTCGTGTACGGCACCGGCGGCTTCGCCTACGGCTCGGGCCAGGACGACCAGAACTTCGCCGGCAACCGCTTCCGCGACAGCTTCCGCACCGGCTGGGCCGCCGGCGGCGGCGTCGAGTACGCCCTGCCGACCGACTCGTTCCTGAACTTCTTCCGCTCCTCGGCCGTCACGCTGAAGGTCGAAGGCCTGTACGTCAGCCTCGACCGCCAGAAGAACTCGGCCGGCGGCGTGTTCTACGGCAACCTCCTGCCCCCGAACGGCATCGCCTACCTCAACGGCGCCGCCGCCAAGACCGAGTTCGCTGTCGTCCGCGCCGGCCTGAACTACAAGTTCGGCTCGTACTGAGATCGGGTCGCGCCGCTCCCGGCCTCCGTGCCGGGAGACGCGGCGGGCGCGAGGGTGCTGGTCCGCCTCATCGCTCTCCGCCGCCGAAGAGCAGCCTTCCGGTTGACCTTCGCATCCCCAGCCCGATCAGACTGGCCGCGAGGTCGGCAGCACCCTGGGAGCGCACGCTCCCGGGGTGTTCCTGCGTTC from Methylobacterium radiotolerans JCM 2831 includes the following:
- a CDS encoding outer membrane protein; protein product: MTKLLASLTAFTALTAAASAADLPRRAAPPPVFTPVPVFTWTGFYVGVNAGYGFDANSRNTTSYALPGGSLINSPGTAGVVSVSNRNNNDGFSGGAQIGYNYQFTPGSGVVIGFEADAQYVDFARRANATQNYSFLGFPGVAFSNPPAFVATSGNGLDYFGTVRGRLGYAFDRTLVYGTGGFAYGSGQDDQNFAGNRFRDSFRTGWAAGGGVEYALPTDSFLNFFRSSAVTLKVEGLYVSLDRQKNSAGGVFYGNLLPPNGIAYLNGAAAKTEFAVVRAGLNYKFGSY
- a CDS encoding polyhydroxyalkanoic acid system family protein, coding for MPKRLTITVPHALGAAEVRRRIDLHMDWAFRRLEAEKIRVEAEDWLGNRRAFSGSGYGQTARVAIQVADDALEVEALVPWMASLFAPVIESVGRHYVGRLLSDEAA